The Clostridia bacterium genomic sequence GATAAAGATGGCCACTTGGATATGCCAGAACGGCTGCTAAGAGAGTTGGATTGGGTGGGAGCAGGTTTCCACGATGGTACTGGCTACGTTCGGGGCTCCATCGAAGAGAATACGTGGGCTATGATTGCTGCCTTACGAAACCCTTATGTCCACTTTATTGTCCATCCTGGCAATCCAGACTACCCGGTCGACTTGGAGAAAATAGTATTGGTGGCCAAAGCTTTGGGCAAGGCCCTGGAAATCAATAATAACTCTTTTTCCGTTAGTCGGCCTGGCAGCAAATCGCGATGTGAGCTAATGGCGCGATTGGTCAAGAAGCACGGCGGGCAGGTGGTATTAAATAGTGATGCCCACATATTTTCGGCTGTGGGCGTCTGTGGCCGGGCAGTGGAAGTTGCCATGGCTGCAGGTATAGAGCAAAGCCAGATTCTTAATAGCTCTGCCGGCAGGGTCCGCCAGTACTTGATGCGGCACCGGATACGTTTAGAAGGGATTTTAGAATCGGCGGAACAAATCAAGTAGAAAACCTTGTTAGGTTCGGCCTACCAGACCCGCCGTTCACATAAAATGGCAGGCCATGGGGCCTGCCAAAACATCAATTGCGGCCAACCCTCGATGCAACGATTAACAATGGGATGGGGTTCTGCTTCGAGGCCATAAGTGCTACAATGAGATAAATCTGCGAGGAATTACTAGTCAGTCCAAAGAGGTGTAGCCGCTTTGCTTTGGCCTCTGCTCTTTCTCTTTCTGGTCGTTCCCATGTTGTTGGCTTCCATTTTTTTAAACTTGGCCGTTTTTTCTTTCTCGCGGCTGGGATTGTCTGCCGGTGGGGCGCTGTTGCTTTTGACCTCCTCGGTTGTTGGCGGCCTGATCAATATCCCTATTTCTCGCCGCCGGGTTTCCTACCGCCAGCCCGAGGCCATTCCTTTCTTTTCTTTTTTCTTTTACTACCCGCCTCAAGTGC encodes the following:
- a CDS encoding phosphatase; this translates as MHLEADLHTHTVASGHAYSTIKEMAEAAAEKGLKILAVTDHGLNMPGGPHYYYFTNLRAVPRCIAGVEILKGVEANIIDKDGHLDMPERLLRELDWVGAGFHDGTGYVRGSIEENTWAMIAALRNPYVHFIVHPGNPDYPVDLEKIVLVAKALGKALEINNNSFSVSRPGSKSRCELMARLVKKHGGQVVLNSDAHIFSAVGVCGRAVEVAMAAGIEQSQILNSSAGRVRQYLMRHRIRLEGILESAEQIK